A window of Cytobacillus sp. FSL H8-0458 genomic DNA:
GCCATCTTTCAATACTTCGATATGCAGCAGCCTGTTCCCTTCCTATTTTCATAATCAAAAGGGAAAGATTGCAGATTTCAGGCATATATCTTTTAGTAAGGAAACTCTGCGCTAAAGAAAAGGGAGGTTAAAGGATGGCTTTAATGTGGGCTATTACAATCGGTTTTATTGTTTCATTGGGGCTTGTCGGATTTATGCTTGTCCATTTTCTAAAAGGTGCAATGGATTCCCGCGATTCCACGACTGTTGACAGGATTCAGAGTAATTCGAAAGACTAGTGAAAAGAGGCTGCCGGAATTGGCAGCCTCTTTACTGGCTTTGACAATTTGCACAATAGAACGTTTTCCGTGAAGATATTTCTTCTTTCACTATAGGGCTGCTGCAGCGGAGGCATGGCTCTCCTTCTCTGTCATAGACCCTGCACTGCTCATTATACCCCCCGGTTTTGGCATCTCCTTTAAACAAAGACTCTTCCATATAGCCTCCAAACTGAATGGCACGGGTTAATACGCCCTTCATGGACTGATACAGGATTTTTATTTCATCCTCATCCAATTCATCTGCTTTTTTCATTGGAAGCAGTCCGGCCTCAAAACAGATTTCATCACTGTAGCAGTTGCCGATTCCCGAGAGAAACTTCTGATTGACTAATGTTGTTTTCAGAATTCCCCTTCTGCTTCTGATCAGTTCATGAAAGGCCGGAAATCCCAGCGTGTGATCCAGAGGCTCCGGTCCCAGACCGGAAAGCTTCTTTTCCGCCTCAGCGTCTGTCAGCAAGTGCAGATAGCCAAGTCTTAGTCCAATAAAATAAAGCTTTTTATCACCAAAAGAAATAATAACCTGTTTGGTTCGCTCAGGATTGTCCGCTTCGCTGCCGATATACATCCAGCCACCGAGCATAAGGTGCAGCAGCAGGTTTTTACCGGAGCTCAACTTGAAAATAAGGTGCTTGGCTCTTCTTTGGATTTCGGTTATTTGCACATTAATCAGCTGACTTTTTAATTGGGCAGGCTGCACATTGATTGATTTTTCACGGTTTACCTCTACATCAGTAATGACTTTACGGACCAGTTTCTCCGTTAACAGCCTTCTGTAGGTTTCCATTTCCGGAAGCTCAGGCATGGTGTCAGCTCCTTCCTAAAATTCTGTTATCTTAGTATTTAATGGAAGGATTCATCTCATTCCTAAAAACTGCACAATCAATTTTTTCATTTGTTCAATGTTTCGTAACAATGGTTTCCAATATTTTGATGTTTGAAATGGTACGATGATTCCTAAGGGAGGTTTTTCCATATGCAAAAGAACCGTTCCAGCAATCAGGCTTTAATGTTTTTTATCATTTATATTGCATTATTAGGCAGTTTAATTTTTGCGGCTGTCTCTTTCACACCCACTTTTCAACAGGAACAGCCTTCAGAAATTTCTTCTGCTTTCATTCAGAAGCACAATCAGGAAAAGAAAGCAGCTGAGAATGAAGGAAAATGGCAGCCATCCAATACTTTTGTGATTACAGCCATTTCCATAGGCTCTTGTCTTGATATCATCGTTGTGCTTCTCTGGGCCCGTCATGAAAATAAAAAGACAAAGCAGGGGGAATTCTCTAATCCTGATAGATTAACCAACAAGAAATGGTTCTGGTATCTGGTTTCAATGGGCATTGTTTTGCCCAAGGACGGCAAGTTGATATTCAGCCTGAAAAATTTCATCTTAACTGTTATCTTTTTTGTTTTATTGAAGTTTTTGCTGTTTGACCAGCTTGAGAGCATCTAAAATCATCACAGGCTCCGATTAGCAGCCTCATTCAGCTGTGCAATAATATCATCCGCATGTTCAATACCGATGGATATCCTTACCACCTGCTTGGTAATGCCGAGTTCTTTGCATACTTCAGGAGGCAGTGCCCGGTGGGATGTTGTCAGAGGATGAGATACAGACGTTTCAACACCCGCAAGTGTCGGCACAATTTTAATCCATCCAAGTTCTTTAAAAAATTTATTCACATCAGCACGATCAGATAATTCAATCGTGACAATGGCACCGAACCCTTCTTCGCCGTGCTGAAAAGGATAATAGACCTTCTTTACTTCCTGGTTTTGCTCCAATGCCCTTGCCGTTTTTCTGGCATTGGCAGACTGCTGCTTCATTCTGAGAGCCAGCGTTTTCGCTCCCCTGCAGGTCAGCCAGGCTTCAAACGGACTTAAATTTGCCCCGAGGTTTACAATTTTACCGTGCGCTTTTCCAACCAGCTCTTCATCTCCAGCGAGGACACCTGCAGTAATATCACTGTGTCCGCCTATGTATTTGGTTGCACTGTGGACGACTAGATCAATGCCTTTCAAATAGGGTTGGCAATGATAGGGAGTGGCAAATGTATTATCAATCAGGGTAACTAGATGATGCTTCTTCGCCAGGCGGACGACATCTTCAAGGTTTTCCACCCGCAATAAAGGATTTGTGATGCTTTCTGAATATAGAAGTTTTGTATTCTCCCTTATGGCCCCCTCCACCTGATGAGCATCAGAAAAAGGCACAACGGTTACTTCTATACCGAGCTGTGTCAGCTCTTCCTTGATTAAATGGAAGCTGCCTCCGTACAGGTCATCGGCAGCCACAATATGGTCGCCGCTTTTGACCACAGCCAGCACTCCCGCAAGGATGGCAGATATACCTGATGAAGCTGCTGTCCCGGCCGGTGCTCCTTCAAGGCCGGCAATTAATTCACCAAGCTCATCTGTGTTCGGATTTCCGACCCTTGAATAAAGATAATTGCCGTTCCCCTGATAAAATCCCTCCAGCTCATCAAGATCGCTGAAAGCAAAAGCGGAGGTTTGATAGATTGGTGTGACTTTACTTTTAATTTTGCGATTGCTATTATTTTTTCTATGCAGAACAGAAGTTTCGAAATTCATTTGGCCTTTCCCCTTTAATAGAAATAAGTCTGGAGAAATGCCCAGACCTTTTAATGAAAATTAGCTGAATTTATAAAAAATTATATCAATACAGCTTTTATGCGTCAATGAATGAAAGGGTCTCTACTCTACTTTATTCTACTTTACTTCCTTCAGAAAGCTTTTAGTCCTGATGCCCGTCCGCCGAATGATTAGTGTTGTGTCTACATGTATATCCGCATCAGCAAATTTTTCATCCCAGTTATTCTGGACCTTTTTGAAATTCTGATAATCCTGTCTCAGCACCACTTCACCAAAACCAAAAATATCGGTACCATACTCCTGCTGGACCTTCTTAATCGTTTTTGTAACCATATCATTGATCTGCTTTTGGGCAATT
This region includes:
- the mutM gene encoding bifunctional DNA-formamidopyrimidine glycosylase/DNA-(apurinic or apyrimidinic site) lyase, with the translated sequence MPELPEMETYRRLLTEKLVRKVITDVEVNREKSINVQPAQLKSQLINVQITEIQRRAKHLIFKLSSGKNLLLHLMLGGWMYIGSEADNPERTKQVIISFGDKKLYFIGLRLGYLHLLTDAEAEKKLSGLGPEPLDHTLGFPAFHELIRSRRGILKTTLVNQKFLSGIGNCYSDEICFEAGLLPMKKADELDEDEIKILYQSMKGVLTRAIQFGGYMEESLFKGDAKTGGYNEQCRVYDREGEPCLRCSSPIVKEEISSRKTFYCANCQSQ
- a CDS encoding trans-sulfuration enzyme family protein yields the protein MNFETSVLHRKNNSNRKIKSKVTPIYQTSAFAFSDLDELEGFYQGNGNYLYSRVGNPNTDELGELIAGLEGAPAGTAASSGISAILAGVLAVVKSGDHIVAADDLYGGSFHLIKEELTQLGIEVTVVPFSDAHQVEGAIRENTKLLYSESITNPLLRVENLEDVVRLAKKHHLVTLIDNTFATPYHCQPYLKGIDLVVHSATKYIGGHSDITAGVLAGDEELVGKAHGKIVNLGANLSPFEAWLTCRGAKTLALRMKQQSANARKTARALEQNQEVKKVYYPFQHGEEGFGAIVTIELSDRADVNKFFKELGWIKIVPTLAGVETSVSHPLTTSHRALPPEVCKELGITKQVVRISIGIEHADDIIAQLNEAANRSL